Within Hydrogenophaga sp. PAMC20947, the genomic segment TGGGCTTCGGTACGCACAAGTACCACTGACCGCCCATCGGCATCCAGGAGCCCACCCATGTCCGAGTTGACAGTACGACGCCTTCTCATCGATCTCGAACATCCCGTGGCCCGCCACTGGTGTGGTGGCGACGCTTTCCTCACTGCCTGGTTCAATGCGTTGTCCATGAGTTTTCCCGTGGGTGAGCAGTTTTTCATCGATGCCGTGCGCGACGGCTTCAAAAGCCTGCCGTCAGAGCGCCAGAAAGCCTTCCAGGCTGACGTCCAGGGGTTTGTCGGGCAGGAAGCGACCCACCGCCGCATTCACAGCCTGTTCAACGCACAGATCGCCCGCCACGGCCTGATCAACGAATGGGAACCCCGCGCCTTGACCCGGTTGAAAGCTGCTCAGGGGTCAGATGTGCGCCACGCTCTGGCCATCACAGCCGCCAATGAACATTTCACAGCCCTGTTTGCCGAGTGGTTGCTGTCCAGGCCCTCGCTGCTGAGTGGGGCCGAGCCACGCCTGAAAACGCTGTGGTTGTGGCACAGCGCCGAAGAGGCCGAGCACAAATGCGTGGCCTTTGACCTTTACCAGGCCCTGGAAGGCAACGAGGCCTGGCGCACGAAGTGGATGCGACGGGTCACCCTCATCTTCCTGGCGGACACCCTGCGCCAAACGGTGAACAACCTGCACAGAGACGGCAGCTTGTGGCGCTGGAGCACCTGGCGCAGCGCCGGGCGACACCTGCTCGGTCGAGAAGGTTTGTTCACTGTCAGCTTCAAGCATTGGCGCGACTATTTCAAACCGGATTTCCACCCAAACCAACAAGGGAGCGAGCTCGCCAACCAATGGCTGCACGACAACGCCTCCAGCTACGCAGTGGTTGGAACGCGCTGAAAGCCCTGGTTTTCAGGCCAACAGATCCCCACTGACAAAATGGCATGGGTGGCACCGCACAAGACAGGCCGATAGAGCCAGCCCATAATCGGACCATGTCCGAACGCATCATCCCCCTTGTCGACCTGCGCGCATCCCAACGGACGGTTCAGGTGCCCACGAATGCGATCCCGGCCACCGGTGCGCTGCACGATCGTCTGCAGCGCCCTCTGCGAGACCTGCGCATCAGCGTCACGGATCGCTGCAACTTCCGCTGCAACTACTGCATGCCCAAAGAAGTTTTCGGCAAAGACTACCCTTACCTGCCTCACAGTGCGCTGCTGAGCTTCGAAGAAATCACCCGTGTGGCGGGCGTGTTTGCGGCCCACGGTGTGCAAAAAATCCGGCTGACCGGAGGTGAGCCTTTGCTGCGCAAGAACATCGAGCGCCTGATCGAGCAGCTGGCGACCCTGCGCACCCCCGAAGGAAAACCTCTGGATATCACGCTGACGACCAACGGTTCCCTGCTCGCGCGCAAGGCCAAAGATTTGAAGGCTGCTGGCTTGCAGCGGGTCACGGTCAGCCTCGACGGGCTCGACGACACCATTTTTCGATCCATGAACGATGTGGATTTCCCCGTGGCCGATGTGTTGGAAGGTATTGAAGCCGCCCGGGTCGCAGGGCTGGGGCCCATCAAGATCAACATGGTGGTCAAACGGGGCACCAACGAGCATGAAATCTTGCCCATGGCGCGCCATTTTCGCGGCACAGGTGTGGTTTTGCGCTTCATCGAGTACATGGACGTGGGCGCCACCAATGGCTGGCGCATGGACGAAGTCATGCCCAGCGCCGAGGTGATTCGCCACATCCAGACCGAGCTGCCCTTGATTCAACTGGAGCCTTCGGCCCCCGGAGAAACGGCTGAGCGGTGGGGCTTCACCGATGGCTCAGGGGAAATCGGTGTGATTAGCAGCGTGACACAGGCTTTTTGCAGCGACTGCAACCGTGCCCGCCTGTCCACCGAGGGCAAGCTGTATCTGTGCCTTTTTGCCTCCCAAGGATACGATCTGCGTCCGCTGGTGCGCTCGGGGGCCAGCGACACCGATCTGGCCAGTGCCGTCGGCGCCATCTGGCAGCAGCGCTCAGACCGCTATTCCGAACTGCGTGCCAGCTTGCCGCCCGATGCCGGAACGGGGAGCGGCCGTCGCGTGGAAATGAGTTACATCGGCGGGTAGGTTTGGCTCCCCCCTGCGCCGCTTCGCGTCACCCCCTCAAGGGGGCGGCACTGGCCGGCCGGCAGAGCCGGACCGCCGGTGCCCTGGGTTTTGCGCGGTTGGGATGCGATGAGGTTGTGGAATGACTGCCTTGCTCGCTGGAAGCATCACGGCACTTGTGCTGGCGGGTGGGCGCGCCACCCGCATGGGCGGCGTTGACAAAGGTCTGCAACTGCTCAACGGAACGCCCTTGGCGCTGCATGCCATTCAGCGCCTGCAAATTGCGCCCAACCCGTTGCTCGCGGCCTGCGCCATCAACGCCAACCGGCACCTGGCAAGCTACGCCCAGTGGGGCTTCGATGTGTGGCCCGATACGGTGCCCGACCAACCCGGTCCGCTGGCCGGCATGCTGACAGGTCTCAGGCACAGCAAAACCAGCCACCTCCTCACCGTGCCTTGCGACGCCCCCTGCTTTCCGCCTGATCTGGTGGCGCGCCTTGCTGTGGCATTCGAGCAACCGGGTGTGGACATTGCTGTGGCGAGCGCGCGCGATGAGGCTGGTATCTTGCGTCGCCAACCGGTGTTTGCGCTGATGCAGGTCAAGCTCGCTGACCGCCTCGAGGCCTACATTCAAGGTGGTGGACGCAAAGTGGGTCATTGGATGTCCGAGCAGCAAGTGCTTGAGGTAGCGTTCAACCGCCCTGACGATGACCCCGCCGCCTTCGTGAACCTCAATACCCTCGACAGCCTGCGATCCCTGGCTGCGCACAGCGACACCCTATCGCCATGACCACCGCCTCCTGCCCTCCAGATTCCGACCTCAGCGTTGACGAGGTCTTGATGCAGATCTGCCAACGGATTCAACCCGTCACCGACAGCGAAACAGTCAACCTCGCCCAGGCGCTGGGCCGGGTGCTCTCCAAAGACGTGGTCTCGCCTTTGAGCGTGCCGCCCCACGACAACTCGGCCATGGATGGGTATGCCTTTGAAGCCAGGGACCTGAGCCCCAACACGCCTTTGAGCCTCACTGTGGTGGGGACGGCCCTGGCCGGCAAGGCCTGGACACAAACATTGCAGGCAGGGGAATGCGTGAAGATCATGACCGGGGCCATCATGCCGCCGGGTCTGGACACCGTGGTGCCGCTGGAGCTCACCGAGCGCACGGGCGATACCGTGCACGTGGCCCCTGGGACACTGAAACCGGGTGCCAATCGGCGCCGACTCGGTGAAGACCTGATGGCAGGGGAACCCGCGCTGCTGGCGGGTCAACGGGTGACACCCGCTGCGCTGGGTTTGCTGGCCAGCCTGGGATTGCAGACCTTGACGGTGTTCCGCCGTTTGCGCGTCGCCTACTTTTCCACGGGCGACGAAATTCTCAGTCTGGGTGAGGCCCCTCGCGAAGGCGCGGTGTTCGACAGCAACCGATACACCCTGACCAGCCTGATGACTCGCATGGGCGTCGACGTGATCGACATGGGCGTGGTGCCCGATCAGCCAGCCACTTTGCGGGCGGCTTTTGAGCGCGCTGGCCAGGAGGCGGACGCCGTGCTCACCAGTGGCGGTGTGAGCATGGGCGATGCCGATCACACCCGCACCATCATCCAGCAACTTGGCCAGGTTGATTTCTGGCGCATTGCCATGCGGCCAGGTCGCCCCATGGCCTTTGGCCGTCTGGGCGCTGCGCCAGATGCAGGTGCTGAAGGCGGCTGGCTGTTTGGCTTGCCCGGCAACCCGGTCGCTGCGATGGTCACCTTCCTGGTGCTGGTACGCCCCGCGCTGCTGCGCCTGATGGGTTGCAGCGCAGCGCCGTTGGTCTTGCTGAAAGCCCGCTGCACCCAGGCGCTGCGCAAGCGCCCCGGGCGATCGGAATTTCAGCGCGGCATTGTGGCCGTGAACGATGAAGGTGTGCTCTGTGTGCGTACCACCGGGCCACAAGGCTCAGGTGTGCTCAGCTCCATGGTGCAGGCCAACGGCCTGATCGTGCTCCACCATGACCAGGGTGAAGTCGCCGCCGGCGAAGAAGTCGATGTGATGATGTTCGAAGGCGCCGTTTAGGCCGATCGGATTCACACCTTGCACGGCGGCGCTGAACGCGCCATGCCGTGCATCAAGATCCCTACCTTCCGTTTGGAACACCACGGTTGGCCAGGGCATCGGCATGCTCGTTGCCCGGGTCGCCCGCATGGCCCTTGACCCAGTGCCACTCGATCTTGTGCGACCCCCCGTGGACCAGGGCGTCCAGTCTTTGCCAGAGATCGGCATTTTTCACCGGTTGTTTGGATGCCGTTTTCCAGCCTTTGGTCTTCCAGCCGTGGATCCACTCGGTGATGCCCTTGCGCACATATTCGCTGTCCAGGTACAGCGACACCTGGCAAGGTCGTGTCAGGACTTCAAAGGCTTCAATCACAGCGGTGAGCTCCATGCGGTTGTTGGTGGTTTCGCGTTCGCCGCCCCACAGCTCTTTTTCGTGCCCGCCAGATTTCAGAAATACACCCCAGCCGCCCGG encodes:
- a CDS encoding metal-dependent hydrolase; this encodes MSELTVRRLLIDLEHPVARHWCGGDAFLTAWFNALSMSFPVGEQFFIDAVRDGFKSLPSERQKAFQADVQGFVGQEATHRRIHSLFNAQIARHGLINEWEPRALTRLKAAQGSDVRHALAITAANEHFTALFAEWLLSRPSLLSGAEPRLKTLWLWHSAEEAEHKCVAFDLYQALEGNEAWRTKWMRRVTLIFLADTLRQTVNNLHRDGSLWRWSTWRSAGRHLLGREGLFTVSFKHWRDYFKPDFHPNQQGSELANQWLHDNASSYAVVGTR
- the moaA gene encoding GTP 3',8-cyclase MoaA, producing MSERIIPLVDLRASQRTVQVPTNAIPATGALHDRLQRPLRDLRISVTDRCNFRCNYCMPKEVFGKDYPYLPHSALLSFEEITRVAGVFAAHGVQKIRLTGGEPLLRKNIERLIEQLATLRTPEGKPLDITLTTNGSLLARKAKDLKAAGLQRVTVSLDGLDDTIFRSMNDVDFPVADVLEGIEAARVAGLGPIKINMVVKRGTNEHEILPMARHFRGTGVVLRFIEYMDVGATNGWRMDEVMPSAEVIRHIQTELPLIQLEPSAPGETAERWGFTDGSGEIGVISSVTQAFCSDCNRARLSTEGKLYLCLFASQGYDLRPLVRSGASDTDLASAVGAIWQQRSDRYSELRASLPPDAGTGSGRRVEMSYIGG
- the mobA gene encoding molybdenum cofactor guanylyltransferase MobA — its product is MTALLAGSITALVLAGGRATRMGGVDKGLQLLNGTPLALHAIQRLQIAPNPLLAACAINANRHLASYAQWGFDVWPDTVPDQPGPLAGMLTGLRHSKTSHLLTVPCDAPCFPPDLVARLAVAFEQPGVDIAVASARDEAGILRRQPVFALMQVKLADRLEAYIQGGGRKVGHWMSEQQVLEVAFNRPDDDPAAFVNLNTLDSLRSLAAHSDTLSP
- the glp gene encoding gephyrin-like molybdotransferase Glp, with translation MTTASCPPDSDLSVDEVLMQICQRIQPVTDSETVNLAQALGRVLSKDVVSPLSVPPHDNSAMDGYAFEARDLSPNTPLSLTVVGTALAGKAWTQTLQAGECVKIMTGAIMPPGLDTVVPLELTERTGDTVHVAPGTLKPGANRRRLGEDLMAGEPALLAGQRVTPAALGLLASLGLQTLTVFRRLRVAYFSTGDEILSLGEAPREGAVFDSNRYTLTSLMTRMGVDVIDMGVVPDQPATLRAAFERAGQEADAVLTSGGVSMGDADHTRTIIQQLGQVDFWRIAMRPGRPMAFGRLGAAPDAGAEGGWLFGLPGNPVAAMVTFLVLVRPALLRLMGCSAAPLVLLKARCTQALRKRPGRSEFQRGIVAVNDEGVLCVRTTGPQGSGVLSSMVQANGLIVLHHDQGEVAAGEEVDVMMFEGAV
- the rnhA gene encoding ribonuclease HI translates to MNHVVIYTDGACKGNPGPGGWGVFLKSGGHEKELWGGERETTNNRMELTAVIEAFEVLTRPCQVSLYLDSEYVRKGITEWIHGWKTKGWKTASKQPVKNADLWQRLDALVHGGSHKIEWHWVKGHAGDPGNEHADALANRGVPNGR